The following coding sequences are from one Dehalococcoidia bacterium window:
- a CDS encoding Crp/Fnr family transcriptional regulator codes for MSARAPSPTVDEAVLRRVIYLRDLPEHVLAAVAAAAVPRSYPARRLLFVEGGPCDGAWVLAQGRVKLFKVSPEGREQVILIATSGDSFNEVPVFDDGPNPVSAQTLTPSVLYLLPKAELRRLVRSHPELAAALLAYLSVRLRHLVGLVEDLAFRQARQRVAKALLLWDMEHGQAEPLSQREVAALAGTVREVVNRVLHQLEEQGALRTERGRVVWVDRRRLLEFA; via the coding sequence ATGAGCGCCCGGGCCCCCTCTCCGACGGTGGACGAGGCCGTCCTGAGGCGGGTCATCTACCTGCGCGACCTGCCCGAGCACGTGCTGGCGGCCGTCGCCGCCGCGGCCGTGCCTCGCTCCTACCCGGCCAGGCGGTTGCTGTTCGTCGAGGGCGGTCCCTGCGACGGGGCCTGGGTCCTGGCGCAGGGTCGGGTGAAGCTCTTCAAGGTCTCGCCCGAGGGGCGGGAGCAGGTGATCCTCATCGCCACCAGCGGCGATTCCTTCAACGAGGTGCCCGTGTTCGACGACGGCCCCAACCCGGTCAGCGCCCAGACCCTGACGCCCTCCGTCCTCTACCTCCTGCCCAAGGCGGAGCTGCGGCGCCTGGTGCGCTCCCATCCCGAGCTGGCCGCCGCCCTCCTCGCCTACCTTTCGGTACGGCTGCGGCACCTGGTAGGGCTGGTGGAGGACCTGGCCTTCCGCCAGGCCCGCCAGAGAGTGGCCAAGGCCCTGCTACTGTGGGACATGGAGCACGGTCAGGCGGAGCCCCTGTCGCAGCGGGAAGTGGCCGCCCTGGCCGGGACGGTGCGAGAGGTGGTCAACCGCGTCCTGCACCAGCTGGAGGAACAGGGGGCGCTGCGCACCGAGCGCGGTCGGGTGGTCTGGGTGGATCGCCGTCGATTGCTGGAGTTCGCCTGA
- the nirK gene encoding copper-containing nitrite reductase produces the protein MNAPQVMRRARLELDVLLFALAALALAVLAVGAANCAGSDGGTGRSNTQAAASPVAQRIGPARADAVDVARDPTDLPPPVGQRPPQHVVVELEAREVVGRLADGVTFTYWTFNGKVPGPFIRVRVGDTVTVRLTNAMESSMVHSIDLHAVTGPGGGAVYTQARPGETKEFTFKALNPGLYVYHCATPPVAQHIANGMYGLILVEPEGGLPPVDREFYVMEGDIYTTGAYGQKGHVESDIDKLMAETPDYYVFNGQVGALTELHPLRARVGETVRIFFGVGGPNAVSSFHVIGEIFDRVYDQASLTGPALTDVQTTLVPAGGAAVVEFRLQVPGRYILVDHSLSRLMRNLAGYLEVEGPENPEVFRGQGPADNSGH, from the coding sequence ATGAACGCACCACAGGTCATGAGACGGGCACGCCTCGAGCTCGACGTGCTCCTCTTTGCCCTGGCCGCCCTGGCCCTGGCGGTGCTGGCGGTGGGCGCCGCCAACTGCGCCGGGAGCGACGGCGGGACGGGCAGGAGCAACACCCAGGCGGCCGCCTCGCCCGTCGCCCAGCGCATAGGCCCGGCCCGGGCCGACGCGGTGGACGTGGCCCGAGACCCGACAGATCTGCCGCCGCCCGTTGGCCAGCGCCCGCCCCAGCATGTGGTGGTGGAGCTGGAGGCGAGGGAGGTGGTGGGCAGGCTCGCCGATGGCGTCACCTTCACCTACTGGACATTCAACGGCAAGGTGCCCGGCCCCTTCATCCGCGTGCGGGTGGGCGACACGGTGACCGTCCGCCTGACCAACGCCATGGAGTCGTCCATGGTGCACAGCATCGACCTGCACGCCGTCACCGGCCCGGGCGGCGGGGCGGTCTACACCCAGGCCCGGCCGGGCGAGACCAAGGAATTCACCTTCAAGGCCCTGAACCCTGGCCTGTACGTCTACCACTGCGCCACGCCGCCCGTGGCCCAGCACATCGCCAACGGCATGTATGGCCTCATCCTGGTGGAGCCCGAGGGCGGCCTGCCGCCGGTGGACCGCGAGTTCTACGTGATGGAGGGGGACATCTATACCACCGGCGCCTACGGCCAGAAGGGGCACGTGGAGAGCGACATCGACAAGCTGATGGCCGAGACCCCCGACTACTACGTCTTCAACGGCCAGGTGGGTGCGCTGACCGAGCTGCACCCGCTGCGGGCGAGGGTGGGGGAGACGGTGCGCATCTTCTTCGGCGTGGGCGGGCCCAACGCCGTCTCCTCCTTCCATGTCATCGGCGAGATCTTCGACCGGGTGTACGACCAGGCGTCCCTGACCGGCCCGGCCCTGACCGACGTGCAGACGACGCTGGTGCCCGCCGGCGGGGCCGCGGTGGTGGAGTTCCGCCTGCAGGTGCCGGGGCGCTACATCCTGGTGGACCACTCGCTGTCACGGCTCATGCGCAACCTGGCCGGATACCTGGAGGTGGAGGGCCCCGAGAACCCGGAGGTCTTCCGCGGCCAGGGCCCGGCCGACAACAGCGGACACTGA